Part of the Candidatus Eisenbacteria bacterium genome, CGGCGATGGCGCACTACGCCCCGGCTCTTCAGAAGATCGACACGATGACGCGCGAGAAGGCCGAGCTCGAAAGCCGCCTCGCCGCGATGGATGAGCTGGATGATTCGAGGCGGTTGCCCGTGGTTCTCCTCGAGACGCTGGCCCGCAGCGTTCCGCGCTTCCTTTGGATCGAGAGGATGGAGGAGGTGCTCGGGGACAGCCTCGAGATCGCCGTCAAGGGGAACACGTTCTCCAACCTGATCGTCTCCGACTTCATCGACCGCCTCGAGGAGAGCGAGATCTTCACGGTCGTCGACCTCGACCTCACGAAGGAGAACCGGATCGGCGAGACGAAGGTGGTGGAGTTCTCCCTCGTCGTGCGTGGGTCGCCGGTGCTTCCGGACGAGACGGAACAGGGCCTGGCGGCTCTCCCGGTTCGGGTGCACGGAGGCTAGGGGCCGATGAAGAAGATCGACATCCGCGACCGAAGCTCGCAGAAGATCGCGCTCGTGGTGATCCTCTTCCTCGGGCTGAAC contains:
- a CDS encoding PilN domain-containing protein, producing MIRINLIPREERVTIQSARPNWLLIAAVVGPVFYAFLLLAVVMVQNHRSIVLDELIQQEEAAMAHYAPALQKIDTMTREKAELESRLAAMDELDDSRRLPVVLLETLARSVPRFLWIERMEEVLGDSLEIAVKGNTFSNLIVSDFIDRLEESEIFTVVDLDLTKENRIGETKVVEFSLVVRGSPVLPDETEQGLAALPVRVHGG